The window GCCGGGAAATTGAATGGAAAACAGCTCGCCGCCTTGGTGGATTATTTTGTGAGCTGTGGCTGGGATGATGGGAGTGAGGAGCGCAACCGACCTCGCCCTGGGCGGGCCACGGAAAAACAGGTGCGGGCCATTCGGGGGTTGTGGGCCAAGCATGCCCGCAATCCCGATGCCACGAGCCTGGGGAAATGGCTTCATCGGTATTGGAAGGTGGACAAACCGGAATGGCTGACCGTGCCGCTGGCCTCGGAAGTGATTGTGGCATTGCACA of the Desulfovibrio inopinatus DSM 10711 genome contains:
- a CDS encoding regulatory protein GemA, whose protein sequence is MAANHRQALLAKVHIAKKDLGLADEDYRYLLEERYGVASAGKLNGKQLAALVDYFVSCGWDDGSEERNRPRPGRATEKQVRAIRGLWAKHARNPDATSLGKWLHRYWKVDKPEWLTVPLASEVIVALH